A region from the Lentisphaera profundi genome encodes:
- a CDS encoding sulfatase-like hydrolase/transferase, with protein MKILISLLISLLFSSSLLARESTKPNIILIFTDDLGYQDVGCFGAPNIKTPNIDQMAAEGMKFTSFYAQTVCGPSRAALMTGSYPLRVAKKNNIVEIHPRLHTNEITIAEVLRPAGYTSTCIGKWDLAGHSPTKYDPELLPLKQGFDTFFGTPASNDKLVTLIRGQKMIEKKVDMSTLTKRYTDEAIQFIKANHKKPFFVYLAHTIPHTKLAVSKEFKGKSKCFSNRSNKNCKSLIYLA; from the coding sequence ATGAAAATTTTAATATCGCTCCTTATAAGTTTACTCTTTTCTTCATCGCTTTTAGCCCGCGAGTCAACAAAACCAAATATCATACTCATTTTCACTGATGATCTGGGATATCAGGATGTGGGCTGCTTTGGAGCTCCAAATATAAAAACTCCGAATATTGATCAAATGGCAGCAGAAGGCATGAAGTTTACTAGCTTTTACGCTCAGACTGTTTGTGGGCCATCACGCGCTGCTTTAATGACGGGCTCTTATCCTCTACGTGTGGCGAAGAAAAATAATATTGTGGAAATTCATCCTCGACTACACACAAATGAAATCACCATTGCTGAAGTCCTAAGACCGGCGGGTTACACCAGTACCTGTATCGGCAAATGGGATTTAGCGGGTCATTCTCCGACTAAATATGATCCTGAATTATTGCCTTTGAAACAGGGCTTTGACACTTTCTTTGGCACACCTGCGAGTAATGATAAACTCGTCACTCTGATTCGTGGTCAAAAAATGATTGAGAAGAAAGTGGACATGAGTACCCTCACCAAAAGATATACAGATGAAGCGATTCAATTCATTAAGGCTAATCACAAGAAACCATTTTTTGTTTATCTAGCGCATACGATACCTCATACCAAGCTTGCCGTTTCAAAAGAGTTTAAGGGCAAATCGAAGTGTTTTTCAAACAGATCAAACAAAAATTGCAAATCTCTGATTTACTTGGCATAA
- a CDS encoding helix-turn-helix domain-containing protein, with the protein MKNKDCEIIAANQLLSKHMGYDLVSQLIGKNDFDIFPYELATQYRNDDLEILKSAVPKYNIIELFPNYLGDLNWFKTSKIPLFNQAGKVEGICGTLIPYENSDRLARPYIEIHRALDFIKENYCDKLSNKQLAKIAGLSVRQFEVRFKEIFECTVRQYIIKLKILKSCKLLTKKNMNIAEVAYELGFCDQSSFSNTFKKQIGLTPLKYVLKFRVKK; encoded by the coding sequence GTGAAAAATAAAGATTGTGAAATTATCGCAGCAAATCAGCTTTTATCAAAGCATATGGGCTATGATTTAGTTTCGCAACTTATTGGTAAAAACGATTTTGATATATTTCCTTATGAACTGGCGACTCAATACAGAAACGATGACCTAGAGATCCTAAAATCCGCTGTTCCAAAATATAATATCATTGAATTATTTCCCAATTACCTCGGTGATTTGAATTGGTTCAAAACAAGTAAAATTCCTTTGTTTAATCAAGCAGGAAAAGTAGAGGGGATATGTGGCACACTCATACCTTATGAAAATTCTGATCGCCTTGCTCGGCCCTATATAGAAATCCATCGAGCTCTAGATTTCATCAAAGAGAATTACTGCGATAAATTAAGCAACAAGCAATTAGCCAAAATAGCGGGCCTTTCAGTACGGCAATTCGAGGTGCGCTTTAAAGAGATTTTTGAATGCACTGTGCGGCAATATATTATCAAACTCAAGATTCTAAAATCATGTAAATTATTGACTAAAAAAAATATGAATATTGCGGAAGTCGCCTATGAATTAGGCTTTTGCGATCAAAGTTCATTTAGCAATACTTTCAAGAAACAAATTGGTCTAACACCATTAAAATACGTTTTAAAATTTCGAGTCAAGAAGTGA
- a CDS encoding PVC-type heme-binding CxxCH protein — MKSMRIFLSLMILPAIISAQGIQAKRSIPYSPEQEKATFQLADGFVAELVASEKNGLINPIDLTFDDAGRLWTQTAQMYPLDPITGIHFGKAMRMMRDPNLAKKDPRFTKMRKLYRLEEKGQDKILIINDPSKAVQGQIKSWADGLTIPQSIMPYKNGCFVAHGSELFFLSDENKNGKQDKMTPVLTGFGFFDTHTMAHSIVRAPGGWMQLSHGAINSGLVTAVKSGKKQEITFSKNLRFSTDGKELELVNCHKDNNWGYQLRANGQWYSTSANDGGYSVFPSEAQSSIPGIGGKKIRQYSPYMPNLHKFRVGGSGISGLAFSEDGAQGFPAEWKDVAILANPITNSINCVKIIRKPDGSIEAKHLKDLLVSKDKWFRPVNIEFGPDGCLYVADWYNKIISHNEVSTDHPDRDRKHGRIWRIRHKSQKPLSIPNVAQAPDSKLIHHLVQGKTLWEKRAAWHQIEERQAKELFPQLVKVAINQEISKESRILALWSMEALKIFNQSTLQGCIADSDADIRREAIRSLASYNLSSKIVAVLLTTPLNDKNAMVRSQVLRTLDEIHNADDSTISLLIQACKPAAPNDALGGNYERNFERFLARKALERYPNELKNFLAKTDYSKLATTNILWAIQALPAQELSKVFVQIWGEASSGNIDANTFIAISKILNNPAVRQAVTPTFHKRPEEFLQIALANIDKINIANISSLYAESIESDLASNSLTNRNKALDLIIQLQSPHHSKTLLQLIKGGDDKSKIIQALGNTPHLAFDIYRQLFFQENLNFTQKLSIFAAYAIKNESSALIDCKLWFPHLTKNQKGQVVNHLSYTRQGNNILKNLWEISYLADNQWDYNSAYRTMSSSKRDWRGQKIYEYANSQEQIAINKRKDQIEKFIHSSAKTQGNVTLGKAFFQTCLTCHKVGDQGQSIAPPLDGSANREREHIITAIVNPDEAMEGVYGLYSAVRKDGSYLEGYLAKNDANGITIATMGGYKSFIPKANILSHGSVHKRSFMPNGFGELSEQSMADLLAYIKTLK; from the coding sequence ATGAAGTCCATGAGAATCTTTCTAAGTTTAATGATACTCCCCGCAATTATATCAGCGCAAGGAATTCAGGCTAAACGATCCATTCCCTACTCTCCAGAACAAGAGAAAGCGACCTTCCAACTTGCCGATGGATTTGTCGCCGAGCTCGTTGCCTCAGAAAAAAATGGGCTCATCAACCCCATCGATCTTACCTTTGATGATGCAGGACGACTTTGGACGCAAACAGCTCAAATGTACCCTTTAGATCCTATTACTGGTATTCATTTCGGCAAAGCGATGCGGATGATGCGTGACCCCAACTTGGCGAAGAAGGATCCTCGATTCACAAAAATGAGGAAATTGTACCGCTTGGAAGAAAAGGGCCAAGATAAAATACTTATTATTAATGATCCCTCCAAAGCTGTGCAAGGCCAAATTAAATCATGGGCAGATGGCTTGACGATACCGCAAAGTATCATGCCCTACAAAAATGGTTGTTTTGTCGCCCATGGCTCAGAATTATTCTTCCTCAGTGACGAAAATAAGAATGGTAAACAAGATAAAATGACCCCCGTTTTAACGGGCTTTGGCTTTTTCGATACGCATACCATGGCTCATTCAATCGTTCGTGCCCCCGGTGGCTGGATGCAACTTTCACATGGAGCTATTAATTCCGGACTTGTTACGGCGGTGAAATCTGGCAAAAAACAAGAAATTACCTTTAGTAAAAATCTGCGTTTCTCTACTGATGGCAAAGAGCTAGAACTCGTTAATTGCCATAAGGATAATAACTGGGGCTATCAATTACGCGCCAACGGCCAGTGGTATTCAACATCGGCCAATGATGGCGGCTACTCGGTTTTTCCCTCAGAAGCCCAAAGTAGTATCCCTGGAATTGGTGGGAAAAAGATCCGTCAGTACTCCCCCTACATGCCAAACCTTCACAAATTCCGTGTGGGTGGTTCGGGTATTTCTGGACTCGCTTTCTCTGAAGATGGTGCCCAGGGCTTCCCTGCCGAATGGAAAGATGTGGCTATTTTAGCTAATCCGATAACGAACTCAATTAATTGTGTTAAAATCATTAGAAAGCCCGATGGTTCAATTGAGGCTAAGCACCTAAAAGATCTTCTTGTCTCTAAGGACAAATGGTTTCGCCCAGTTAATATCGAATTTGGCCCTGACGGCTGCTTATATGTAGCTGATTGGTACAACAAAATTATTTCTCATAACGAAGTCTCTACAGACCACCCCGACCGCGACCGCAAGCATGGACGTATCTGGCGAATTCGCCATAAATCCCAAAAGCCCCTAAGTATACCGAACGTGGCCCAAGCTCCCGACTCAAAGCTGATCCATCACTTAGTACAAGGAAAAACACTATGGGAAAAGCGCGCTGCTTGGCATCAAATTGAAGAGCGCCAGGCGAAAGAACTGTTTCCACAGCTCGTCAAAGTAGCTATAAATCAAGAAATAAGTAAAGAAAGTCGCATCCTCGCACTCTGGTCTATGGAAGCTTTAAAGATCTTTAATCAATCGACTCTTCAAGGATGCATTGCCGACTCCGATGCCGACATCCGCCGTGAAGCAATTCGTTCACTTGCTTCCTATAATCTTTCCTCAAAAATTGTAGCTGTACTCCTTACGACCCCTTTGAACGATAAAAACGCCATGGTCCGCTCACAAGTTTTAAGAACCTTAGATGAAATCCATAACGCCGATGACTCCACCATAAGCTTATTGATCCAAGCCTGTAAGCCCGCTGCTCCAAACGATGCTCTCGGCGGAAATTACGAACGTAACTTCGAGCGTTTCCTAGCTCGCAAAGCCCTTGAAAGGTACCCTAATGAATTAAAGAATTTTCTTGCAAAGACCGATTATTCTAAGCTAGCGACAACAAATATTTTGTGGGCGATCCAAGCTTTGCCGGCACAAGAATTGAGTAAAGTTTTTGTCCAGATTTGGGGGGAAGCTTCATCTGGAAATATTGATGCCAATACTTTTATAGCCATTAGTAAAATCCTTAATAACCCAGCTGTTCGTCAAGCCGTCACACCTACTTTCCACAAACGACCAGAAGAATTTCTGCAAATCGCATTAGCAAATATAGACAAAATTAACATCGCTAATATCTCGAGCCTTTATGCCGAGAGTATTGAAAGCGACCTTGCCTCAAATTCACTAACAAATAGAAATAAAGCACTTGATCTCATTATTCAATTACAGTCCCCTCACCATAGCAAGACTTTGCTACAACTCATCAAAGGTGGAGATGATAAAAGTAAAATCATCCAAGCACTCGGCAATACGCCTCATTTAGCATTTGATATCTATAGGCAATTATTTTTCCAAGAAAACTTAAACTTCACTCAAAAATTGTCTATTTTTGCTGCCTACGCCATCAAGAATGAAAGCTCCGCATTAATAGACTGTAAGCTCTGGTTTCCTCATCTCACGAAAAATCAAAAAGGTCAAGTAGTGAACCATTTATCCTATACGCGTCAAGGGAACAACATCCTTAAAAACTTATGGGAGATTTCTTACTTAGCGGATAATCAATGGGACTATAATTCAGCATATCGAACAATGAGCTCTTCAAAACGTGATTGGCGAGGTCAAAAAATCTATGAATATGCTAATAGTCAAGAACAAATCGCCATCAATAAACGAAAAGATCAAATAGAGAAATTCATTCACTCGAGTGCTAAAACCCAAGGTAATGTTACGCTAGGAAAAGCCTTTTTTCAAACTTGCTTAACTTGTCACAAAGTCGGAGACCAAGGCCAAAGTATTGCCCCTCCACTAGATGGCTCCGCCAATCGTGAACGTGAGCACATTATCACAGCTATCGTGAACCCAGATGAAGCCATGGAAGGGGTTTATGGACTCTACTCAGCCGTTAGAAAAGACGGCTCCTACCTCGAAGGCTACCTCGCCAAAAATGATGCTAACGGGATAACGATTGCGACTATGGGAGGCTATAAAAGCTTTATACCTAAGGCAAATATTCTTTCTCATGGATCCGTGCACAAAAGGTCTTTTATGCCCAATGGTTTTGGTGAGCTCAGTGAGCAATCCATGGCAGACCTTCTCGCTTATATAAAGACACTTAAATAA
- a CDS encoding 3-keto-disaccharide hydrolase, translating to MKFFLSIIFALLLTISALPSSEKETVLFDGKSLDGWVPVNKNNAKYWSVIDGVISASNGNKKMPTNTYLATKKLYQNFEFKCKFRLSGDHKTGLINSGIQYRSILKKLQGQEGINKIIGYQADIGKGYWGDIYDEHRRGKLLKATTKELFRNFKEDAWNEYIIRCRDDKHELYINGHKTAEYTENNPKIENYGVIALQLHSGGIARMEYKDIRITEFPPTERMLPLKITAHQTKIYGKTMHVRNDVVVSWNKTNEYLEWTVPQSFESGAYNIELNYQCDINRQGSEMLFIAGLQEKSFLTKSKRKKWGPETEALGAFHLKAGDKIQLRCKKLKADWVLDFMNIKFSPSKLSKVTTLKFHPHHTKIYGTTLKKASNMIVSWNKINEYLEWTYPDNYPKASFSITLNYMNDVNRQGSQMIFTINEKSKDFVTKSQRQQWGPEQAFLGNFDLKPGDKIQLRCKSLKADWVMDFLSLQLSPRLKITI from the coding sequence ATGAAATTTTTCTTAAGCATCATTTTTGCCCTTCTGCTGACTATCTCCGCATTACCAAGTTCAGAAAAAGAAACCGTCCTTTTTGATGGTAAAAGCCTTGATGGCTGGGTTCCTGTCAATAAAAATAACGCCAAGTACTGGTCGGTTATCGATGGTGTGATTAGCGCCAGCAACGGCAATAAAAAGATGCCGACAAATACTTATTTAGCGACTAAAAAACTTTACCAAAACTTTGAATTTAAATGTAAATTCCGCTTAAGTGGCGATCATAAAACGGGACTTATCAATAGCGGCATTCAGTACCGCTCTATCCTCAAAAAATTACAAGGACAAGAGGGGATAAACAAAATAATTGGTTATCAGGCTGATATCGGCAAGGGCTATTGGGGAGACATCTATGACGAACACCGTCGCGGTAAACTCTTAAAAGCCACCACCAAGGAACTCTTTAGAAACTTCAAAGAAGACGCCTGGAATGAATACATCATTCGTTGCCGTGATGATAAGCACGAGCTCTATATTAATGGTCATAAAACTGCTGAATATACTGAAAACAATCCCAAAATCGAAAACTATGGCGTCATTGCTTTACAACTTCATAGCGGTGGCATCGCCAGAATGGAGTATAAAGATATAAGGATCACAGAATTCCCTCCTACTGAACGGATGCTGCCTTTGAAAATCACGGCGCATCAGACAAAAATCTACGGTAAAACCATGCATGTGCGCAATGATGTGGTTGTTTCCTGGAACAAAACAAATGAGTACCTCGAATGGACTGTTCCTCAAAGTTTTGAAAGTGGAGCTTATAATATTGAACTCAACTATCAATGTGATATCAATCGCCAAGGTTCTGAAATGCTTTTTATTGCCGGTTTACAAGAAAAAAGTTTTTTAACCAAAAGTAAAAGAAAAAAATGGGGCCCAGAAACAGAAGCCTTAGGAGCCTTTCACCTAAAAGCAGGTGATAAAATCCAATTGCGTTGTAAGAAGCTAAAAGCTGATTGGGTTTTGGACTTTATGAATATAAAATTTTCTCCCTCTAAATTAAGCAAAGTCACTACTCTAAAATTCCACCCTCATCACACCAAGATTTATGGTACAACACTAAAAAAAGCTAGCAATATGATTGTGTCGTGGAACAAGATCAATGAGTACTTAGAATGGACCTATCCCGATAATTATCCTAAAGCAAGCTTCTCGATCACTCTAAATTATATGAATGATGTGAATCGCCAAGGCTCACAAATGATTTTCACTATTAACGAAAAAAGCAAAGATTTTGTCACCAAAAGTCAAAGGCAACAATGGGGCCCCGAGCAAGCATTCCTTGGGAATTTTGATTTGAAACCAGGTGATAAAATCCAATTGCGTTGCAAAAGTTTAAAGGCTGACTGGGTGATGGATTTCCTAAGTCTTCAATTAAGTCCTCGACTAAAAATAACAATATAG
- a CDS encoding type II secretion system protein produces the protein MKKFTLIEVLVVVAIIGILASLTLPALGKARQKAFQAQCLNNHKQLLNAQATFLTDSEYFQTAWHNGHLPDTAPAGMTAGAQNHVWVWALNTYLTSWDILFCPKREGVNLHNNYGWNWMGEDEDANWDGMGLTHDGRYNRGAAVATSGVSKPSNTILLSPSWSRGANGGVDDWVATPRVKLFTDKPVTGGSFTPHRGDNVANVSFIDGSARGLSVGTLFSDTSLWNKDK, from the coding sequence ATGAAAAAATTCACACTTATTGAAGTCCTTGTGGTTGTCGCTATTATTGGAATACTAGCTTCTTTAACTTTACCTGCTTTAGGCAAAGCAAGACAAAAGGCTTTTCAAGCTCAATGCCTTAATAATCATAAACAATTACTCAATGCACAGGCAACTTTTTTAACTGACTCCGAATATTTCCAAACAGCTTGGCATAATGGTCACCTCCCTGATACTGCACCAGCTGGTATGACCGCAGGAGCCCAAAACCATGTATGGGTTTGGGCTCTAAATACTTATTTAACATCCTGGGACATTCTTTTCTGTCCTAAGCGTGAAGGGGTAAACTTACACAACAACTATGGTTGGAATTGGATGGGAGAAGACGAAGATGCAAACTGGGATGGAATGGGACTTACTCACGACGGCCGATACAATAGAGGAGCTGCAGTTGCTACGAGTGGTGTAAGTAAGCCTTCTAACACGATTTTACTCAGCCCCTCTTGGTCGCGTGGCGCAAACGGGGGAGTTGACGATTGGGTTGCCACTCCTCGAGTGAAATTATTTACTGATAAACCAGTTACTGGTGGTAGCTTCACCCCTCACAGGGGTGATAATGTCGCTAATGTAAGTTTTATCGATGGTTCGGCTCGTGGCTTGAGTGTAGGAACGCTTTTTTCAGACACAAGTTTATGGAATAAGGATAAATAA
- a CDS encoding phosphoenolpyruvate hydrolase family protein, which yields MPNQWTGKGNPYTRTEVLERLHDTLGRNESIIVGGAGSGISAKFIEKGGADLLIVYASGRFRMAGHGSIAGMMAYGDANEIAMDLGEYDVLPTVEEIPVICGVHASDPRRRMWHWLGKVKDMGFSGINNFPTHTIIDGNFRTSLEETGMGVQKEIDCVALARKMDMFTITYVANPEEAKKMAEAGADVIIAHVGCTIGGSIGVSTAADSLDLAAQRTQAIIEGAKSVRDDVIFLSHGGPIATPADAAYINEKTDTVGFVGASSIERLAVERSITDLTREFKSIPVKRKS from the coding sequence ATGCCAAATCAATGGACAGGAAAAGGAAACCCCTACACAAGAACTGAAGTACTCGAACGCCTTCATGATACGCTAGGTCGTAATGAGTCTATTATCGTCGGTGGTGCAGGCTCTGGCATCTCGGCTAAATTTATTGAGAAAGGTGGCGCTGACCTTCTCATCGTTTATGCATCAGGTCGTTTCAGAATGGCCGGACATGGCTCTATCGCTGGCATGATGGCCTACGGCGACGCCAATGAAATTGCCATGGATTTAGGTGAGTATGATGTACTCCCTACAGTAGAAGAAATCCCCGTCATCTGTGGTGTCCATGCTTCTGACCCGAGAAGGCGTATGTGGCATTGGCTCGGTAAAGTCAAAGACATGGGCTTTAGTGGCATCAACAACTTCCCAACACATACGATTATTGACGGTAACTTCCGGACTTCCCTAGAAGAAACGGGCATGGGAGTACAGAAAGAAATTGACTGTGTCGCCCTAGCTCGCAAGATGGACATGTTTACAATTACTTATGTCGCCAACCCCGAAGAAGCTAAAAAAATGGCTGAAGCTGGCGCTGACGTCATCATTGCCCACGTAGGTTGCACTATTGGTGGGTCAATAGGTGTGAGTACCGCAGCAGACTCCCTTGATTTAGCCGCTCAAAGAACCCAGGCCATTATTGAAGGTGCAAAGTCTGTTCGTGACGACGTCATCTTCCTCAGTCATGGTGGCCCCATTGCCACGCCCGCAGATGCCGCTTACATCAATGAAAAAACCGATACCGTAGGCTTCGTTGGCGCCTCCAGTATAGAACGCTTAGCTGTTGAAAGATCCATTACAGATTTGACTCGAGAATTCAAATCTATTCCCGTAAAAAGAAAGAGCTAA
- a CDS encoding Tm-1-like ATP-binding domain-containing protein: MSVIAILGTMDSKGLEHDFVAKLIRARGHETLIIDLGTGGEPQVPVDIDRFTVAAFSELDLQSLISKKDRGECVVAMSKAAPLFVADLVTQQKIDGIISLGGGGGTALGTAVMRALPIGFPKVMVSTLASGNTAHYLGTKDIVMIPSIVDVAGLNRISKKIFSRAAGAISGMVEQEYAETSAKPLIVASMFGNTTECINIASKVLEAAGYEVLVFHATGMGGKTMEGLIESGMVEGVLDLTTTEWADEITGATLSAGPTRMDAMSIAKVPAVIAPGCVDMANFGEEQTVPEIYAGRTFYIHNPQVTLMRTNMEENKQLGEIIAKKANANTAPTVIMLPKKAISIISAEGQAFYDQKADQALFDSIKNHSSVEVIEIDEKINSEIFAQASAHKLLELIKINKEQHHG, from the coding sequence ATGTCAGTTATTGCTATATTAGGAACGATGGATTCAAAAGGCCTCGAGCATGATTTTGTTGCAAAATTAATTCGTGCTCGCGGCCATGAAACTTTAATTATCGATCTAGGCACGGGCGGCGAACCTCAAGTACCTGTAGATATCGATCGCTTCACGGTTGCCGCATTCAGCGAGCTCGACCTTCAAAGTTTAATCTCAAAAAAAGATCGTGGCGAGTGTGTTGTAGCTATGTCAAAAGCGGCCCCTTTATTTGTTGCTGATTTAGTGACTCAACAAAAAATTGACGGAATCATTTCACTCGGAGGTGGCGGTGGTACTGCTTTAGGAACTGCGGTTATGCGCGCACTTCCGATTGGTTTTCCAAAAGTCATGGTCTCTACATTAGCGAGTGGCAATACAGCACATTACTTAGGAACAAAAGATATCGTGATGATTCCCAGTATTGTCGACGTCGCGGGATTAAATCGCATTTCTAAAAAAATCTTCAGTCGTGCTGCAGGAGCCATCTCTGGCATGGTCGAGCAAGAGTATGCCGAAACGAGTGCTAAGCCCCTCATCGTTGCGAGCATGTTTGGCAATACAACTGAATGCATCAATATTGCCAGTAAAGTTCTTGAAGCTGCTGGTTATGAAGTTCTCGTTTTTCATGCCACTGGCATGGGTGGAAAAACTATGGAAGGCCTCATTGAAAGCGGCATGGTCGAAGGCGTTTTAGATCTTACAACCACTGAATGGGCAGATGAAATCACGGGTGCCACACTCTCTGCTGGCCCCACGCGTATGGATGCCATGAGTATCGCAAAAGTTCCCGCAGTAATTGCACCAGGCTGTGTGGATATGGCCAATTTTGGCGAAGAACAAACCGTACCAGAGATTTACGCAGGACGAACTTTCTATATTCATAATCCACAAGTCACGCTCATGCGCACAAATATGGAAGAGAATAAGCAATTAGGCGAAATTATTGCCAAAAAAGCCAATGCCAACACAGCTCCAACGGTAATCATGTTACCTAAAAAAGCTATTAGTATCATCAGCGCTGAAGGACAGGCCTTTTACGATCAAAAAGCCGACCAAGCTCTTTTCGATAGCATCAAAAACCACTCTTCTGTCGAGGTCATTGAAATCGACGAAAAAATCAATAGCGAAATCTTTGCACAGGCCAGTGCTCACAAACTTTTAGAACTTATTAAAATTAACAAGGAACAACATCATGGTTAG
- a CDS encoding Dabb family protein: protein MVRHFGVFKFKENTTNTQIDECFAVMKDMVGKIPGLLDMEHGAYDSDEGLDKGFTHGFIMTFDSLSSRDAYLPHPIHEDVKAVVVPHLEDIVVFDFKV from the coding sequence ATGGTTAGACATTTCGGAGTTTTTAAATTTAAAGAAAATACTACAAATACTCAAATTGATGAGTGTTTCGCAGTTATGAAAGATATGGTTGGTAAAATCCCTGGCCTACTCGATATGGAACATGGGGCCTATGATAGCGACGAGGGATTGGATAAAGGGTTTACTCACGGCTTCATCATGACTTTCGATAGCCTCTCTTCTCGTGACGCTTACCTACCTCATCCTATTCACGAAGACGTAAAAGCAGTTGTCGTTCCACATTTGGAAGACATCGTCGTTTTCGATTTCAAAGTTTAA
- a CDS encoding ISNCY family transposase has translation MRNFTSTQAELGENPLLGVTPIEQVRLDTYCRDEITKTLRGLQEIYRNKVLLKEIQDVLSELVPKGTFWNDGRKGMDLWVIFVLGTLRLSCNWDYDKLKSCYDYHRKIREICGVDLFCDADTVTGRQTIHDNVSLFTKKIANEISKIVVAFSHELLFPEERELHSRCDSFVFETNVHFPTDLNLLKDSVRKVLSIGGRLASSLKIARWREVKSQQKKFHSLYNKLSKMRHSNSKKEELQEKRRLEIEELIKDYLSVAQAHLLKAKTLQNSLEEECPELQINIDYTDLFINQISRRVLNGETILPDEKVYSIFEPHTEWICKGKAGVRQELGVKVCVVEDQFGFILDHRIMKGEQDKDVAVEMVRKSKELYPGLTSMSFDKGFYSKMDKDGQNNQSRIEALEVRAHLPVKGRRNKAAQERESKEAFVIARKQHPAVESAINALESHGFDRCPDKGTPHFERYAAMAISASNIHHLGAIIMAREIKALRRKSKSA, from the coding sequence ATGCGCAATTTCACAAGTACACAAGCAGAATTAGGAGAAAACCCACTTCTCGGAGTCACGCCAATTGAACAAGTGAGACTCGACACATACTGCCGTGATGAAATAACCAAAACTCTTCGTGGTTTACAAGAAATTTATCGGAACAAAGTTTTACTCAAAGAAATCCAGGATGTTTTGTCTGAATTAGTTCCTAAAGGAACATTCTGGAATGATGGACGTAAAGGAATGGATCTCTGGGTTATTTTTGTTTTAGGTACTTTGCGTTTGAGCTGTAATTGGGATTATGACAAGCTCAAAAGTTGTTATGATTATCACCGCAAGATTCGGGAGATTTGTGGAGTTGATCTTTTTTGTGATGCTGACACTGTAACAGGACGCCAAACAATACACGATAACGTTAGTCTTTTTACAAAAAAAATCGCCAATGAAATCAGCAAAATCGTCGTTGCCTTTAGCCATGAATTACTTTTTCCAGAAGAACGAGAATTACATAGCCGTTGCGATTCTTTTGTTTTTGAAACGAATGTTCATTTCCCCACTGATTTGAATCTATTAAAAGATTCTGTACGCAAAGTATTGAGCATCGGAGGCAGGTTGGCTTCATCTTTAAAAATTGCTCGCTGGCGTGAAGTGAAAAGCCAGCAAAAGAAATTCCATAGCCTTTATAATAAGCTGAGCAAGATGCGTCACTCCAACTCGAAGAAAGAAGAACTACAGGAAAAACGTCGCTTAGAAATTGAGGAGCTCATTAAGGATTATCTTAGCGTAGCTCAAGCTCATTTACTCAAAGCAAAAACTCTCCAAAACTCCTTAGAAGAAGAGTGCCCTGAGCTACAGATCAACATAGACTATACGGACTTATTCATTAATCAAATAAGCCGTAGAGTACTTAATGGAGAGACAATTTTACCTGATGAAAAGGTTTATTCTATTTTTGAACCTCACACGGAATGGATATGCAAGGGTAAAGCTGGAGTTCGTCAGGAACTTGGAGTAAAGGTATGTGTTGTTGAAGATCAGTTTGGCTTTATCCTAGACCATAGAATCATGAAGGGTGAGCAGGATAAAGACGTGGCGGTTGAAATGGTTCGTAAAAGTAAGGAGCTATACCCTGGGCTGACATCGATGAGTTTTGATAAGGGTTTTTATTCAAAGATGGACAAGGATGGTCAAAATAATCAATCCCGCATTGAAGCATTAGAGGTAAGGGCTCACCTCCCTGTAAAAGGTCGCCGAAATAAAGCTGCTCAAGAGCGTGAAAGTAAGGAGGCCTTTGTCATTGCTCGTAAACAACATCCCGCAGTGGAATCAGCTATTAACGCTCTTGAAAGTCATGGTTTTGACCGATGCCCTGATAAGGGTACTCCTCATTTTGAACGCTATGCAGCCATGGCCATAAGTGCCAGCAATATCCATCATCTTGGAGCTATCATCATGGCCAGAGAAATCAAAGCACTACGTAGAAAAAGCAAAAGCGCATAA